From the Nocardiopsis changdeensis genome, one window contains:
- a CDS encoding PLD nuclease N-terminal domain-containing protein — protein MVWLGGLITLVSIVLWVYAFFDALTTPAQDARNLPKILWLVVIALFVPVGSILWLFLGRPRRSAAVWGAAASPAQAAASIDDLDPSDFAKPSNSPHPLGPDDDPEFLRGLDRRIDPDE, from the coding sequence ATGGTGTGGCTTGGTGGCCTGATCACGCTCGTGTCGATCGTTCTCTGGGTGTACGCGTTCTTCGACGCGCTGACCACCCCGGCCCAGGACGCCCGGAACCTTCCGAAGATCCTCTGGCTGGTCGTCATCGCGCTGTTCGTGCCCGTGGGGTCCATCCTGTGGCTGTTCCTGGGACGGCCCCGCAGGTCGGCCGCCGTATGGGGCGCCGCGGCCTCCCCGGCCCAGGCCGCCGCCTCGATCGACGACCTCGACCCGTCGGACTTCGCCAAGCCCTCCAACAGTCCGCACCCGCTCGGTCCGGACGACGACCCCGAGTTCCTGCGCGGCCTCGACCGCCGGATCGACCCCGACGAGTAG
- a CDS encoding NADH-quinone oxidoreductase subunit C yields MSTDNERERDEEAARLPDRLGEERLAAPIRRTGMFGTTTTGDTSGFGRLQVRGSAPVSSQRPFTDPDDPRTADFDRVADDLEAALGDAAGAVERVEVSRGEITFHVRREALPELCRILRDDPALRYELCLGVTGVHFPEQEGRELHAVYHLRSITHNSEIRVSTTCPDTDRHIPSIVSVYPTNDWHEREAWDFFGIVFDGHPALTRIQMPDDWHGHPQRKDYPLGGIPVEYRGATVPPPDQRRSYT; encoded by the coding sequence ATGAGCACCGACAACGAGCGCGAACGCGACGAGGAGGCCGCGCGCCTCCCCGACCGGCTGGGCGAGGAGCGCCTGGCCGCGCCGATCAGGCGCACCGGCATGTTCGGCACCACCACCACCGGGGACACCTCCGGCTTCGGACGGCTGCAGGTGCGGGGGAGCGCTCCCGTCTCCTCGCAGCGGCCCTTCACCGACCCGGACGACCCGCGCACCGCCGACTTCGACCGGGTGGCCGACGACCTGGAGGCCGCCCTGGGCGACGCCGCCGGGGCGGTGGAGCGGGTGGAGGTCTCGCGCGGCGAGATCACCTTCCACGTCCGCCGCGAGGCCCTGCCCGAGCTGTGCCGCATCCTGCGCGACGACCCGGCCCTGCGCTACGAGCTGTGCCTGGGCGTGACCGGGGTGCACTTCCCGGAGCAGGAGGGCCGGGAGCTGCACGCGGTCTACCACCTCCGCTCGATCACGCACAACAGCGAGATCCGGGTGTCCACCACCTGCCCGGACACCGACCGGCACATCCCGTCGATCGTGTCGGTCTACCCGACCAACGACTGGCACGAGCGCGAGGCCTGGGACTTCTTCGGGATCGTCTTCGACGGCCACCCGGCGCTCACCCGCATCCAGATGCCCGACGACTGGCACGGCCACCCGCAGCGCAAGGACTACCCGCTGGGCGGCATCCCCGTCGAGTACCGGGGCGCCACCGTGCCCCCGCCCGACCAGCGGAGGTCGTACACGTGA
- a CDS encoding NuoB/complex I 20 kDa subunit family protein → MGLEEKLPSGVLLGTVEQVVGLARKTSMWPATFGLACCAIEMMAVGGPHYDLARFGMEKFGATPRQADLMVVAGRVSQKMAPVLRQIYDQMPEPKWVIAMGVCASSGGMFNNYAIVQGVDHIVPVDIYLPGCPPRPEMFLDAVLKLHDKVQNTKLGAHREQEITETEERMLRRSLPLVSKD, encoded by the coding sequence ATGGGACTCGAAGAGAAACTGCCCAGCGGCGTCCTGCTCGGAACCGTCGAACAGGTCGTCGGACTCGCCCGCAAGACCTCGATGTGGCCCGCGACGTTCGGGCTGGCCTGCTGCGCCATCGAGATGATGGCCGTCGGCGGGCCCCACTACGACCTGGCCCGGTTCGGCATGGAGAAGTTCGGCGCCACCCCGCGCCAGGCCGACCTCATGGTCGTCGCCGGGCGGGTGAGCCAGAAGATGGCCCCGGTCCTGCGCCAGATCTACGACCAGATGCCCGAGCCCAAGTGGGTCATCGCGATGGGCGTGTGCGCCTCCAGCGGCGGCATGTTCAACAACTACGCGATCGTCCAGGGCGTGGACCACATCGTCCCGGTGGACATCTACCTGCCGGGCTGCCCGCCCCGCCCCGAGATGTTCCTGGACGCGGTGCTCAAGCTGCACGACAAGGTGCAGAACACCAAGCTCGGCGCGCACCGCGAGCAGGAGATCACCGAAACCGAGGAGCGCATGCTCCGCCGGTCGCTTCCCCTGGTGAGCAAGGACTGA
- a CDS encoding DUF4229 domain-containing protein: MRSWLPYTAARVGLFLAAFGVVYLFGARSWMALILAWLISGLASYVLLSSLRDRMSASVVDRIEQRRGSLVGDRLDDGAAREDHLQEAAEDAPAAERAEEAPAAPKDS, from the coding sequence ATGCGTAGCTGGCTGCCCTATACCGCCGCCCGCGTGGGGCTGTTCCTGGCGGCGTTCGGAGTGGTGTACCTGTTCGGCGCCCGCTCGTGGATGGCCCTCATCCTCGCCTGGCTGATCAGCGGCCTGGCCTCCTACGTGCTGCTGTCCTCCCTGCGCGACCGGATGTCGGCCTCGGTGGTCGACCGGATCGAGCAGCGCCGCGGCTCCCTGGTGGGCGACCGCCTCGACGACGGCGCCGCCCGCGAGGACCACCTCCAGGAGGCCGCGGAGGACGCCCCGGCCGCGGAGAGGGCCGAGGAGGCCCCCGCCGCCCCCAAGGACTCCTAG
- a CDS encoding delta-60 repeat domain-containing protein, translating into MKPKLTALVLGMALLVPLGAATPVAAGETAHRSVVGERPVQWTPHVLDGAVKDILRVGDTVVVTGAFERVSDADGGRVHELRNIFAFEHGTGRIIREFAPRVNGTVASVVPGPDGTVVIGGEFRTVNDTPARGLARVRLHDGSRVAAFTATLDGGSAYRLASDGDRLYVGGSFPGIGGTAQPGIARLDTTTGAVDTGFAPRVSEQRRGSLRVQELALSPDGRRLAINGTFTKVDGQDRYQIAVLDTATGRPTRWSTDAFEPDCDYSSMHTYMRRMDYAPDGSYFALVTAGGPRVKPGLCKAVVRFENTDTPGAEPTWVNKTGGDSLYSVEVTGAAVYAGGHQRWMDNEQGALNPGPGSVAREGIAAVDPRTGRALAWNPGRSRGHGVEALHATSDGLYVGSDTERLAGEYHARLGMFPLP; encoded by the coding sequence GTGAAACCGAAGCTCACCGCCCTGGTGCTGGGCATGGCCCTGCTGGTCCCGCTCGGGGCCGCGACCCCCGTGGCCGCGGGCGAGACCGCGCACCGGTCGGTGGTGGGCGAACGACCGGTCCAGTGGACGCCGCACGTCCTGGACGGGGCGGTCAAGGACATCCTCCGCGTGGGGGACACCGTCGTCGTCACCGGGGCGTTCGAGCGGGTCTCCGACGCCGACGGCGGGCGCGTCCACGAGCTGCGCAACATCTTCGCGTTCGAGCACGGCACCGGGCGGATCATCCGCGAGTTCGCCCCGCGCGTGAACGGGACCGTGGCCTCCGTGGTCCCCGGGCCCGACGGCACGGTCGTCATCGGCGGGGAGTTCCGGACGGTCAACGACACCCCGGCCCGCGGGCTGGCCCGGGTGCGGCTCCACGACGGATCGCGCGTCGCGGCGTTCACCGCGACCCTGGACGGCGGGTCCGCCTACCGGCTGGCCTCCGACGGGGACCGGCTGTACGTCGGCGGGTCCTTCCCCGGGATCGGCGGGACCGCGCAGCCGGGCATCGCCCGGCTGGACACGACCACCGGGGCGGTGGACACCGGGTTCGCGCCGCGCGTCTCCGAGCAGCGCCGCGGCTCGCTGCGGGTGCAGGAGCTGGCGCTGAGCCCCGACGGGCGGAGGCTGGCGATCAACGGCACGTTCACCAAGGTGGACGGGCAGGACCGGTACCAGATCGCCGTGCTGGACACCGCGACCGGGAGGCCGACGCGGTGGTCCACCGACGCGTTCGAGCCGGACTGCGACTACTCGTCGATGCACACCTACATGCGGCGGATGGACTACGCCCCGGACGGGTCGTACTTCGCGCTCGTGACGGCGGGCGGCCCGCGGGTCAAGCCGGGGCTGTGCAAGGCGGTGGTGCGGTTCGAGAACACCGACACGCCCGGCGCCGAGCCCACCTGGGTCAACAAGACCGGCGGCGACTCGCTGTACTCGGTCGAGGTGACCGGGGCCGCGGTGTACGCGGGCGGGCACCAGCGCTGGATGGACAACGAGCAGGGCGCGCTCAACCCGGGGCCGGGTTCGGTCGCCCGCGAGGGCATCGCCGCCGTGGACCCGCGCACCGGGCGCGCCCTGGCCTGGAACCCGGGCCGCTCCCGCGGCCACGGGGTGGAGGCCCTGCACGCCACCTCCGACGGCCTCTACGTCGGCAGCGACACCGAGCGGTTGGCCGGCGAGTACCACGCCCGCCTGGGCATGTTCCCCCTCCCCTGA
- a CDS encoding NADH-quinone oxidoreductase subunit D has product MTVTEDYIDASGGDWDDVIEKAQATSAERLVVNMGPQHPSTHGVLRLILTLDGETCTEARVAIGYLHTGIEKNMEFRTWTQGTTFVTRMDYLTPLFNETAYCLAVEKLLGIEDRIPERANVIRVMMMELNRMASHFVAMATFGMELGATTVMTNGFREREMILDIFELVTGLRMNHAYVRPGGVAQDLPPGAVGKVRELLEEMPKRITIMRKLLDENPVYLARTKDVAYLNLPGCMALGVTGPLLRASGLAYDLRKAKPYCGYEGYEFDVPVSDGGDVYARYRVRIAEMEESLKIIEQCLDKLAPGPVMIEDAKIGWPAKLALGPDGMGNSPDHIAHIMSSSMEALIHHFKLVTEGFRVPAGQAYAAVESAKGELGCYAVSDGGTRPYRVHFRDPSFTHLQSVAAMCEGGTVADVIAAVASIDPVMGGVDR; this is encoded by the coding sequence ATGACCGTCACCGAGGACTACATCGACGCCTCCGGCGGCGACTGGGACGACGTCATCGAGAAGGCGCAGGCGACCAGCGCCGAGCGCCTCGTCGTCAACATGGGGCCGCAGCACCCGTCCACGCACGGCGTGCTCCGCCTCATCCTCACTCTGGACGGTGAGACCTGTACCGAGGCCCGGGTCGCGATCGGCTACCTGCACACGGGCATCGAGAAGAACATGGAGTTCCGGACGTGGACGCAGGGCACCACGTTCGTCACCCGCATGGACTACCTGACGCCGCTCTTCAACGAGACGGCGTACTGCCTGGCGGTCGAGAAGCTGCTGGGCATCGAGGACCGGATCCCGGAGCGGGCCAACGTCATCCGCGTGATGATGATGGAGCTCAACCGGATGGCCTCGCACTTCGTGGCGATGGCGACGTTCGGCATGGAGTTGGGCGCCACCACCGTCATGACCAACGGGTTCCGCGAGCGCGAGATGATCCTGGACATCTTCGAGCTCGTCACCGGCCTGCGGATGAACCACGCCTACGTCCGCCCCGGCGGGGTCGCCCAGGACCTGCCGCCCGGCGCGGTCGGCAAGGTCCGGGAGCTGCTGGAGGAGATGCCCAAGCGCATCACCATCATGCGCAAGCTCCTCGACGAGAACCCGGTCTACCTGGCCCGCACCAAGGACGTCGCCTACCTCAACCTGCCCGGCTGCATGGCCTTGGGCGTCACCGGCCCGCTGCTGCGGGCCTCGGGGCTGGCCTACGACCTGCGCAAGGCCAAGCCGTACTGCGGCTACGAGGGCTACGAGTTCGACGTCCCCGTCTCCGACGGCGGCGACGTCTACGCCCGCTACCGGGTGCGCATCGCCGAGATGGAGGAGAGCCTCAAGATCATCGAGCAGTGCCTGGACAAGCTGGCGCCGGGCCCGGTGATGATCGAGGACGCCAAGATCGGCTGGCCCGCCAAGCTGGCGCTGGGGCCGGACGGCATGGGCAACTCGCCCGACCACATCGCGCACATCATGAGCAGCTCCATGGAAGCGCTCATCCACCACTTCAAGCTGGTCACCGAGGGCTTCCGGGTCCCGGCGGGCCAGGCCTACGCGGCCGTCGAGAGCGCCAAGGGCGAGCTCGGGTGCTACGCGGTCAGCGACGGGGGCACCCGCCCCTACCGCGTGCACTTCCGCGACCCCTCCTTCACCCACCTGCAGAGCGTCGCCGCCATGTGCGAGGGCGGCACGGTGGCGGACGTGATCGCGGCCGTGGCCAGTATCGACCCGGTGATGGGAGGCGTGGACCGGTGA
- the nuoE gene encoding NADH-quinone oxidoreductase subunit NuoE has protein sequence MPEGTDTFPAEVVARLEQDAKELIGRYPKPRSALLPLLHLVQSEEGHVSRAGMRFCADQLGITLAEVNAVATFYTMYRRRPGGDYQVGVCTNTLCAVMGGDEIFAALKEHLGVGNNETTEDGKVTLEHVECNAACDFAPVVMVNWEFFDNQTPDSAKRLVDDLRLGNDVAPTRGPASLCTWKQASRVLAGFDDGRAGEGVQAAGPSLAGLALARERGWTAPDPSPAANPQRTPSARSSSEPANLPRPAQGEEEAK, from the coding sequence ATCCCGGAGGGGACCGACACGTTCCCCGCCGAGGTCGTCGCGCGCCTGGAGCAGGACGCCAAGGAGCTCATCGGCCGCTACCCGAAGCCGAGGTCGGCGCTCCTCCCGCTGCTGCACCTGGTGCAGTCGGAGGAGGGCCACGTCAGCCGGGCCGGGATGCGCTTCTGCGCCGACCAGCTCGGCATCACCCTCGCCGAGGTGAACGCGGTCGCGACCTTCTACACCATGTACCGCCGCCGCCCCGGCGGCGACTACCAGGTGGGGGTGTGCACCAACACCCTGTGCGCCGTGATGGGCGGGGACGAGATCTTCGCCGCCCTCAAGGAGCACCTGGGCGTCGGCAACAACGAGACCACCGAGGACGGCAAGGTCACGCTGGAGCACGTCGAGTGCAACGCGGCCTGCGACTTCGCGCCGGTCGTGATGGTCAACTGGGAGTTCTTCGACAACCAGACCCCGGACTCGGCCAAGCGGCTCGTGGACGACCTGCGCCTGGGCAACGACGTGGCGCCCACCCGCGGCCCGGCGTCCCTGTGCACCTGGAAGCAGGCCTCCCGGGTGCTGGCCGGGTTCGACGACGGCCGCGCCGGCGAGGGCGTGCAGGCCGCCGGACCCTCGCTGGCCGGGCTGGCCCTCGCGCGCGAGCGCGGGTGGACGGCGCCCGACCCGTCGCCCGCCGCCAACCCTCAACGGACGCCTTCGGCGCGGTCTTCTTCCGAACCCGCGAACCTTCCCCGTCCCGCCCAGGGTGAGGAGGAGGCCAAGTGA
- a CDS encoding demethylmenaquinone methyltransferase has translation MARAELDKKPQDVAAMFDGIADRYDLVNDVISLGQDRAWRRATVNAVDAHSGELVLDLAAGTGTSSESFIRKGARVIACDFSLGMLSTGVRRRGGASRGGVTFVAGDALHLPFADETFDAVTISFGLRNVNDVDRALRELLRVTKVGGRVVICEFSHIPVEFVDRLYSTYLMAALPKIAGAVSGKGESYDYLSESIMAWPAQAELARHLQDAGWSRVAWRNLSCGIVALHRGFREK, from the coding sequence ATGGCCCGCGCTGAACTCGACAAGAAGCCCCAGGACGTCGCGGCGATGTTCGACGGCATCGCCGACCGTTACGACCTCGTCAACGACGTCATCTCCCTCGGCCAGGACCGCGCCTGGCGCCGGGCGACCGTCAACGCCGTCGACGCCCACAGCGGTGAGCTGGTCCTGGACCTGGCCGCGGGCACCGGCACCTCCTCGGAGTCCTTCATCCGCAAGGGCGCCAGGGTGATCGCCTGCGACTTCTCCCTGGGCATGCTGTCCACGGGGGTTCGCCGCCGCGGGGGCGCGTCCCGGGGCGGGGTCACCTTCGTCGCGGGCGACGCGCTGCACCTGCCCTTCGCCGACGAGACCTTCGACGCGGTGACCATCTCGTTCGGCCTGCGCAACGTCAACGACGTGGACCGGGCCCTGCGCGAGCTGCTGCGGGTCACCAAGGTCGGCGGCCGCGTGGTGATCTGCGAGTTCAGCCACATCCCGGTGGAATTCGTGGACCGCCTGTACTCGACCTACCTGATGGCCGCGCTGCCCAAGATCGCGGGCGCGGTGTCGGGCAAGGGCGAGTCCTACGACTACCTCTCGGAGTCGATCATGGCGTGGCCCGCCCAGGCCGAGCTGGCCCGGCACCTCCAGGACGCCGGCTGGTCCCGGGTCGCCTGGCGGAACCTGTCGTGCGGGATCGTCGCCCTCCACCGGGGCTTCCGCGAGAAGTAA
- a CDS encoding NADH-quinone oxidoreductase subunit A, giving the protein MELYAPIFVLGGIGAAFVVVSMVAGALLGPKRYNRAKMQAYECGIEPTPQPAGGGRFTVKYYLTAMMFIVFDIEIIFLIPWAVHFDALGWFGLVAIVLFLVNVSIAYAYEWRRGGLEWD; this is encoded by the coding sequence GTGGAGCTCTACGCACCGATTTTCGTGCTCGGCGGGATCGGCGCCGCGTTCGTCGTGGTGTCCATGGTCGCCGGGGCGCTGCTGGGACCCAAGCGCTACAACCGCGCCAAGATGCAGGCCTACGAGTGCGGCATCGAGCCCACTCCGCAGCCCGCGGGCGGCGGCCGTTTCACCGTCAAGTACTACCTGACGGCGATGATGTTCATCGTCTTCGACATCGAGATCATCTTCCTCATCCCCTGGGCGGTGCACTTCGACGCCCTCGGCTGGTTCGGACTGGTCGCGATCGTCCTCTTCCTGGTGAACGTGTCCATCGCCTACGCCTACGAGTGGCGCCGCGGGGGCCTGGAATGGGACTGA
- a CDS encoding BldC family transcriptional regulator, whose translation MKVERASERLLTPGEVASLFRVDPKTVTRWAASGRISSIRTPGGHRRFRESEVRALLLGEPSESSS comes from the coding sequence GTGAAGGTGGAACGAGCAAGCGAACGCCTGTTGACCCCCGGGGAAGTGGCCTCACTCTTCCGGGTTGATCCCAAGACCGTCACCCGCTGGGCCGCCTCCGGGCGGATCAGCAGCATCAGAACCCCGGGCGGCCACCGCCGCTTCCGGGAGTCCGAGGTCCGCGCCCTCCTGCTCGGCGAGCCGAGCGAGAGCAGTTCCTGA
- a CDS encoding geranylgeranyl reductase family protein translates to MSETATSSPDLRGRGRDRVEYDADVIVVGAGPSGSTTAYYLAQAGLDVLLLEKTAFPREKVCGDGLTPRAVKQLTAMGITFEDEGWIKNHGLRIVGAGVRLELPWPDLAAYPGFGLVRTRFDFDRILVDRAVTAGAKLLERTTVTGPLMDERSNRIVGVRAKNADREPVTFRAPLVVAADGNSSRLSVAMGIRKRDDRPMGVAVRTYFTSPRHDDDFLESWLELWDRSGEKDVLLPGYGWIFGVGDGTSNVGLGILNSTASFQDVDYRRLLRRWTDSMPPEWGFTEENQTTPIRGAALPMGFNRVPHYSRGLMLVGDAGGMVNPFNGEGIAYAMEAGAIAAEVVVQAHGRSTQQTRERALLRYPQVLADTYGGYYTLGRYFVKMIGQPEFMKYATKYGLRQRTLMKFALKMLANLTEPSQGDAMDRVINGLSKIAPAA, encoded by the coding sequence GTGAGCGAGACAGCCACCTCCTCTCCCGACCTCAGAGGCCGAGGCCGGGACCGCGTCGAGTACGACGCCGACGTCATCGTCGTCGGCGCCGGACCGTCCGGCTCCACCACCGCCTACTACCTGGCGCAGGCCGGACTCGACGTCCTCCTGCTGGAGAAGACCGCCTTCCCCCGGGAGAAGGTCTGCGGCGACGGGCTCACCCCCCGGGCGGTCAAGCAGCTCACCGCCATGGGCATCACCTTCGAGGACGAGGGCTGGATCAAGAACCACGGCCTGCGCATCGTCGGCGCCGGGGTCCGCCTCGAACTGCCCTGGCCCGACCTGGCCGCCTACCCGGGTTTCGGCCTCGTGCGCACCCGGTTCGACTTCGACCGGATCCTGGTCGACCGCGCCGTCACCGCCGGCGCCAAGCTCCTGGAGCGCACCACCGTCACCGGGCCGCTCATGGACGAGCGCAGCAACCGCATCGTCGGTGTCCGGGCCAAGAACGCCGACCGCGAACCCGTGACCTTCCGGGCGCCGCTGGTCGTGGCCGCGGACGGCAACTCCTCCCGGCTGTCCGTCGCCATGGGCATCCGCAAGCGCGACGACCGCCCCATGGGCGTGGCCGTGCGCACCTACTTCACCAGCCCCCGCCACGACGACGACTTCCTGGAGTCCTGGCTGGAGCTGTGGGACAGGAGCGGCGAGAAGGACGTGCTGCTCCCCGGCTACGGCTGGATCTTCGGCGTCGGCGACGGCACCAGCAACGTCGGCCTGGGCATCCTCAACTCGACGGCCTCCTTCCAGGACGTCGACTACCGCAGGCTGCTGCGGCGCTGGACCGACTCCATGCCGCCGGAGTGGGGCTTCACCGAGGAGAACCAGACCACCCCGATCCGCGGCGCCGCGCTGCCCATGGGCTTCAACCGGGTCCCGCATTACTCGCGCGGCCTCATGCTCGTCGGCGACGCGGGCGGCATGGTCAACCCCTTCAACGGCGAGGGCATCGCCTACGCCATGGAGGCCGGCGCCATCGCCGCCGAGGTGGTCGTGCAGGCGCACGGCCGCTCCACCCAGCAGACCCGCGAGCGCGCCCTGCTGCGCTACCCGCAGGTCCTCGCCGACACCTACGGCGGCTACTACACGCTGGGCCGCTACTTCGTGAAGATGATCGGCCAGCCCGAGTTCATGAAGTACGCCACCAAGTACGGCCTGCGCCAGCGCACCCTCATGAAGTTCGCGCTCAAGATGCTCGCCAACCTCACCGAACCCTCGCAGGGCGACGCCATGGACCGGGTCATCAACGGCCTGTCCAAGATCGCACCCGCGGCATAA